In Treponema rectale, a single genomic region encodes these proteins:
- a CDS encoding TIGR02757 family protein has translation MTKGLKEKLILLAEKYETPEFLKADPSQFMHNYSNETDIETAAFISANLAFGRRDQILKHIQLILDEAKASPSQWILNSEYKNFFPKNNKSFYRMYSNNSMLIFFDTIKNILTQEKTLGNFFKKLNSEKNDTQTQSLHLCQKIAGLFSSDCNLIPHTNESACKKINLFLRWMVRNNSSVDMGLWSWYKKTNLLLPLDTHVMAQATELKLLPATSSGKVQSASFKKAIALTQIMKEVFPDDPVKGDFALFGLGVNSK, from the coding sequence ATGACTAAAGGCTTAAAAGAAAAACTCATACTCCTTGCAGAAAAATATGAGACCCCGGAATTTTTAAAAGCAGATCCTTCACAATTCATGCACAATTATTCAAACGAAACAGATATAGAAACCGCAGCCTTTATTTCCGCCAATCTTGCCTTTGGAAGAAGAGACCAGATTTTAAAACACATACAGCTTATTCTCGATGAAGCAAAAGCCTCTCCTTCACAATGGATTTTAAACTCTGAATATAAAAATTTTTTTCCAAAAAACAATAAATCTTTTTACAGAATGTATTCAAATAATTCCATGCTGATTTTTTTTGATACAATAAAAAACATTCTTACGCAGGAAAAAACCTTAGGCAATTTTTTTAAAAAACTTAATTCAGAAAAAAATGATACACAGACTCAATCCCTGCACCTCTGTCAAAAAATCGCAGGACTTTTTTCCAGCGACTGTAATCTCATTCCTCATACAAATGAATCTGCCTGCAAAAAAATCAATCTTTTCTTACGCTGGATGGTCCGCAATAATTCATCTGTCGATATGGGCTTATGGAGCTGGTATAAAAAAACAAACCTGCTTTTACCTTTGGATACCCACGTTATGGCTCAGGCTACAGAACTAAAACTTCTGCCGGCAACTTCATCAGGAAAAGTTCAAAGTGCTTCATTTAAAAAAGCAATCGCCCTCACGCAGATCATGAAAGAAGTATTTCCTGATGATCCTGTTAAGGGCGATTTTGCATTATTTGGACTGGGAGTTAATTCTAAATAA
- a CDS encoding RluA family pseudouridine synthase, with protein MEKIISITAQNVCRLDELLRKKIPELIKKEISNSKIRRLIVAGAVEVNKKQCRIPGYELQEGAAVKLHLDEDKLFFEKTPDDIAFEVTEKSVLFEDENIIVVNKPSFFPTEAGMVGSRDNLHAAVIRYLHSKNPALRNPPYAGVMHRLDRETSGVILFTKSRSVNAPCHDMFEKHTARKVYQAVVCADRMNKKISEKNFIVRMFMGRISAKSQAAKWGSVSESKGGVDSVTEFSVLKQIELSGKKYFLVEARPLTGRTHQIRVHLASVGLPILGDELYGGKTYWRIMLHACRLSFPHPVTGENMTVSCEFSDLAVK; from the coding sequence ATGGAAAAAATTATTTCGATAACAGCTCAGAATGTATGCCGGCTGGATGAATTGCTCAGAAAAAAAATACCAGAACTTATAAAAAAAGAAATTTCAAACAGTAAAATACGCAGGCTGATTGTTGCCGGTGCAGTAGAAGTAAATAAAAAGCAGTGCCGTATTCCAGGATATGAATTGCAGGAAGGTGCGGCTGTAAAACTGCATCTTGATGAAGATAAACTTTTTTTTGAAAAAACTCCTGATGATATTGCATTTGAAGTTACGGAAAAATCTGTTCTGTTTGAAGATGAAAATATTATCGTAGTTAATAAACCTTCTTTTTTTCCTACAGAGGCAGGAATGGTCGGCAGCCGTGATAATCTTCATGCAGCAGTTATTCGTTATCTGCATAGCAAAAATCCGGCTTTACGGAATCCTCCTTATGCTGGTGTCATGCATCGTCTTGACCGTGAAACAAGCGGAGTTATTCTGTTTACAAAAAGCCGTAGTGTGAATGCTCCATGTCATGATATGTTTGAAAAGCATACGGCAAGAAAAGTTTATCAGGCAGTAGTATGTGCTGACAGGATGAATAAAAAAATTAGTGAAAAGAATTTTATCGTTAGAATGTTTATGGGAAGAATCAGCGCAAAAAGTCAGGCAGCAAAATGGGGAAGTGTGTCTGAAAGTAAAGGCGGGGTTGATTCCGTGACAGAGTTTTCTGTTTTAAAACAGATTGAACTTTCAGGAAAAAAATATTTTCTTGTAGAAGCCCGTCCTTTGACCGGCCGTACTCATCAGATTCGCGTGCACCTGGCAAGCGTGGGACTTCCGATTCTTGGAGATGAACTTTATGGTGGAAAAACCTATTGGAGAATAATGCTTCATGCCTGCAGGTTGAGTTTTCCTCATCCTGTTACCGGAGAAAATATGACAGTGTCCTGTGAGTTTTCAGATTTAGCAGTTAAATAA
- a CDS encoding DUF3899 domain-containing protein, translating into MKKFLTSFFIYVFFGILISAVLFFLESKNTDFSTYHKLSDATFITSVLLLAAATFKLLTSAGFFRPFGFLKEKIFKHSQISYPEYCSTPAGHKPCLHIFAAAAVFLTVALITLSFI; encoded by the coding sequence TATATATGTTTTTTTCGGAATTTTAATTTCTGCTGTATTATTTTTTTTAGAAAGCAAAAACACAGATTTTTCTACATATCATAAACTCAGTGATGCAACATTCATAACTTCAGTTTTATTACTTGCAGCCGCAACCTTTAAATTATTAACCTCAGCAGGATTCTTCAGACCATTTGGATTCTTAAAGGAAAAAATTTTTAAGCACTCTCAAATTTCATATCCTGAATATTGCAGCACACCAGCCGGACATAAACCATGCTTACACATTTTTGCAGCAGCCGCGGTTTTTCTAACAGTTGCCCTTATCACTCTATCTTTTATTTAA